The genomic segment ATGTCCTGCTCTTGCAGGAAATAGGCGGCGTGGCTCTCGCGCTCGGCGAAGATCGCGACGAGCACGTTGGCGCCGGTCACCTCCTCGCGACCCGAGGACTGGACGTGAATCACCGCACGCTGGATGACCCGCTGGAAGCCAGCGGTCGGCTTGGCGTCCTGGCGCCCGTCGCCCGTCAGATTCGAGAGTTCGGTGTCGACGTATTCGACAAGATTGCGGCGCAGTACGTCGGTCTCGACGTTGCAGGCCCGCATCACCGCGGCAGCATCCTGATCATCGACGAGAGCGAGCAGGAGATGTTCGAGGGTCGCGTATTCGTGGCGGCGCTCTCCGGCCAAGGCCAGGGCGCGGTGGAGGGCTTGCTCGAGGCTACGTGAGAAGCTGGGCAATGCTCTGGCCTTCGCTGGATGCCTATTTCTTTTCCATAACGCACTGAAGCGGATGTTGGTGCTTGCGGGCGAAATCCATCACCTGCGTCACTTTCGTTTCCGCGACCTCGTAGGTGAACACGCCGCACTCCCCCACACCATTGTGGTGGACGTGCATCATGATCTGGTAGGCGTCGTCGTGGCTCTTGTTGAAGAACCGCTCCACGACATGCACGACGAATTCCATCGGCGTGTAATCGTCGTTGAGCAGCAGCACGCGGTACAGGCTCGGTCGCTTCGCCCGCGGCTTGGTGCGGGTGATGATCGCGGTGCCCGAACGGTCGTCGTCGCCGGGGCTGCGCGGTGTTGAGGCCGCACGCACCGGAACTCGTCCCCGACCCGCCTCCTGCACGTTGTCCTGAATCAGCTTGGAAGACATCTGAATCGAAGCGACCTTGGTCTGGCAGCCTTCGGCGCCAGCGTCCCGGTGAGGGGCGCGGCGCTCAACAGGCAATCTATAGGCCGATCGGCGCCTGCGCCAGTGAGGTGCGCGAAACTGTCCGTACAGATTGAACGCGCGGCCAGCCCTGCGCCCACGCGCGAAATGCGGCGCGGCCGTCTTTGGATCCAATGACGAAACGCCGCACGGCGGACCCTACGCAAGCGACGCCGGCCTTCCCGAGCGGGTCTCGTCAAGATCGGCTTAACCCCTGTGGCGAAAGGACGATCTCGCACCCGCATCGGCCGGCATTAACGGCCGCGTAACCGCGTTCATCCTACCGTCTTCGACAGAGATTGCGGACCCGATGGCGGCGTTCGTGAAGGGTGCCAGCCGGGCTTGAACGTCCGACTGTCGAGGCGAAGGTTTCGAGATGCGTCGCGTAGAAGGCCGGCCCACCACGGGGTCCCGCGCTGTCGCCGTGCTGCTCCTGGCGACGAGTTTTCTCGTCGCAGTGGCCGACCCGGCCGAGGCAAAACGCCGAGGCCACGCCCGCAAGGCGGTGAGCGGGTACAACCCGCCCTACGCCGCCATGGTCGTGGACGTGAAGTCGGGCCGCACGCTGCACGCGGTCAACGAGGACGCGCTGCGCCACCCGGCCTCGATCACCAAGGTGATGACCCTCTACATGCTTTTCGAGCAGTTGGAGAAGGGCCGCTACGACCTCGACTCGCCGCTCTCGATCTCGGCCAACGCCGCCGCCCAGGCGCCGTCGAAGCTGGGGCTGCGTCCCGGCTCGACCGTCACGGTCGAGGAGGCGATCAAGGCGCTCGTCACCAAGTCGGCCAACGACGTGGCCTGCGCCATCGGCGAGAACATCGCCGGCTCCGAGCCGCGCTTCGCCGAGATGATGACGCGCAAGGCCAAGGCGCTCGGCATGAGCCGCACGCACTACGCCAACGCTTCGGGCTTGCCCGACCCCGACCAGATCACCACGGCCCACGACCTCACCCTGCTGGCCCGTGCGATCCAGGATCGCTTCCCGCGCTACTACCGCTACTTCCAGACCCGCTCCTTCGCCTTCCGCGGCCGGACCATCGGCAACCACAACCGCCTGCTCGGCAATGTCGAGGGCGTGGACGGCATCAAGACCGGCTACACCCGCGATTCCGGCTTCAACCTGATGACCGCAGCCAAGCTCGGCGACCGGCAGATCGTGGCGATCGTGCTTGGCGGCAAATCGGGCGCGAGCCGCGACCGGATCATGGCCGACCTCGTCCGCGCCAATCTGCCCCGCGCCTTTGCCGGCAGCCGTCAGACCGCGCCCGTGGTCGAGGTGGCCGAGCGCGGTCGCCCGGCAGTCGTCGCCGAAGCCGATTCCCGCACCCGCACGGTCATCGCCTCGGCGGACGACGAAGACATCGAGACGACGAGCTCCACCAGCAACGCTCCGCTCGACATCCGGCCTGCCACCACCACGCCGGGATCGCGCCGCACTACCCTCCAGGCGCTGCCGGGCGCTGCCCAAGCCTATGCCGGCCAGGCAGGTC from the Methylorubrum extorquens genome contains:
- the clpS gene encoding ATP-dependent Clp protease adaptor protein (Evidence 2a : Function from experimental evidences in other organisms; PubMedId : 11931773, 12576022; Product type r : regulator), with the translated sequence MSSKLIQDNVQEAGRGRVPVRAASTPRSPGDDDRSGTAIITRTKPRAKRPSLYRVLLLNDDYTPMEFVVHVVERFFNKSHDDAYQIMMHVHHNGVGECGVFTYEVAETKVTQVMDFARKHQHPLQCVMEKK
- a CDS encoding putative D-alanyl-D-alanine carboxypeptidase (Evidence 3 : Putative function from multiple computational evidences; Product type e : enzyme) → MRRVEGRPTTGSRAVAVLLLATSFLVAVADPAEAKRRGHARKAVSGYNPPYAAMVVDVKSGRTLHAVNEDALRHPASITKVMTLYMLFEQLEKGRYDLDSPLSISANAAAQAPSKLGLRPGSTVTVEEAIKALVTKSANDVACAIGENIAGSEPRFAEMMTRKAKALGMSRTHYANASGLPDPDQITTAHDLTLLARAIQDRFPRYYRYFQTRSFAFRGRTIGNHNRLLGNVEGVDGIKTGYTRDSGFNLMTAAKLGDRQIVAIVLGGKSGASRDRIMADLVRANLPRAFAGSRQTAPVVEVAERGRPAVVAEADSRTRTVIASADDEDIETTSSTSNAPLDIRPATTTPGSRRTTLQALPGAAQAYAGQAGQAPFPGTAGKSTARLPTVEGVASRAEGPPKDARGDSAKPVTPSPWVIQLGAMDDEDKAKSILADARSRTGMLSKAAPYTVRVTHGGTTLFRARFSGFAEQSTAQDACAALKKNGFNCFATRS